The Candidatus Dormiibacterota bacterium genome contains a region encoding:
- the tpiA gene encoding triose-phosphate isomerase, whose translation MRRLVVGNWKMHETAAQAGELARVIVASLDGAQLHERDVEVVLAPPFTALAAVRAAARESAVALGAQNMHWANAGAFTGEIAPPMLVELGVRYVIVGHSERRRYFGETDADVNRKVRAALEHGLTPVVAVGETSEERASGATDERVSAQTRAALEGIAPERLHDIAIAYEPIWAIGTAKSCEPGEAARVMALIRGSVAGLEHTPLLYGGSVTPANFAAYLATQHCRGGLVGGASLDAAAFAALVRLACDKAA comes from the coding sequence GCCGGCGAGCTCGCGCGCGTCATCGTCGCGTCGCTCGACGGCGCGCAGCTGCACGAGCGCGATGTCGAGGTCGTGCTCGCTCCTCCATTTACGGCGCTCGCCGCGGTGCGCGCCGCCGCACGCGAGAGCGCGGTTGCGCTCGGCGCGCAGAACATGCACTGGGCGAACGCCGGCGCATTCACCGGCGAGATCGCGCCGCCGATGCTCGTCGAGCTCGGCGTGCGCTACGTGATCGTCGGTCACTCCGAGCGCCGCCGCTATTTCGGCGAAACCGACGCCGACGTGAACCGCAAGGTGCGCGCCGCACTCGAGCACGGGCTGACGCCGGTCGTGGCAGTAGGCGAGACGAGCGAAGAGCGCGCGTCGGGCGCGACCGACGAGCGCGTCTCGGCGCAGACGCGCGCCGCGCTCGAGGGGATCGCACCGGAGCGCTTGCACGACATCGCGATCGCGTACGAGCCGATTTGGGCAATCGGCACGGCAAAGAGTTGCGAGCCCGGCGAAGCCGCCCGCGTCATGGCGCTCATCCGCGGCAGCGTCGCCGGGCTCGAGCACACACCGCTGCTCTACGGCGGAAGCGTCACGCCGGCCAACTTCGCAGCGTATCTCGCGACGCAGCACTGCCGCGGCGGGCTCGTCGGCGGCGCGTCGCTCGATGCCGCGGCGTTCGCAGCGCTCGTTCGCCTCGCTTGCGACAAAGCGGCGTGA
- the gpmI gene encoding 2,3-bisphosphoglycerate-independent phosphoglycerate mutase, which translates to MTYRPVVLAILDGWGCRSDSHGNAIAAAALPYWRGLLERYPHTTLDASGEQVGLPKGIMGNSEVGHLNLGAGRVVPQGVTLIDEDIARGEFAKNPTLQAVLAHVRRTGGTLHLMGLLSDGCVHSAIAHLFALADAAVAASVPFVVDAFLDGRDVPPRSALQYAAQLDARLAKIGRPAAIATICGRFYAMDRDKRPERTQAAFAMLARGVAEFRAPDAATAIRNAYARDESDEFVRPTIVGEPRPVRDGDACIFFNFRPDRARQLTTLFNEALATGSWRDGLFATMTKYDETYPNPVLFGPRPQLDTFGDVLSRAGLRQLRLAETEKYAHVTYFFNGGREQPLPGEDRELIPSDRSVQTYDRAPAMRAREITDYALQAIASGTYDAIVMNYANADMVGHTGAWKPTVEAVEFLDTQLARLGPAAIDAGGLLAITADHGNAEEKIDAAGNPLTAHTTNRVPFVLVAANLDVHLASGGKLGDVAPTLLSLMGLPIPRAMTGTNLLTRVEGYRR; encoded by the coding sequence GTGACGTATCGGCCGGTCGTGCTCGCCATCCTCGACGGCTGGGGCTGTCGCAGCGATTCCCACGGCAACGCCATCGCCGCAGCGGCGCTGCCGTATTGGCGCGGACTTCTCGAGCGGTATCCGCACACGACGCTCGATGCCTCGGGGGAGCAGGTCGGGTTGCCCAAGGGCATCATGGGCAACAGCGAGGTCGGCCATTTAAATCTCGGCGCGGGACGCGTCGTGCCGCAGGGCGTGACGCTCATCGACGAAGACATCGCGCGCGGCGAGTTCGCGAAGAACCCAACGCTGCAGGCGGTGCTCGCGCACGTGCGGCGCACGGGCGGAACGCTCCACCTGATGGGTCTGCTCTCCGACGGCTGCGTGCACAGCGCGATCGCGCATCTCTTCGCGCTCGCCGACGCCGCGGTTGCCGCAAGCGTGCCGTTCGTCGTCGACGCGTTCCTCGACGGGCGCGACGTCCCGCCGCGCTCGGCCCTCCAGTACGCAGCGCAACTCGACGCGCGCCTGGCGAAGATCGGCCGGCCCGCAGCGATCGCGACGATCTGCGGGCGCTTTTACGCGATGGACCGCGACAAGCGCCCGGAGCGCACGCAGGCTGCGTTTGCGATGCTCGCGCGCGGCGTCGCGGAGTTTCGTGCGCCCGACGCAGCGACGGCGATTCGCAACGCCTACGCGCGCGACGAGAGCGATGAGTTCGTTCGGCCGACGATCGTGGGGGAGCCGCGTCCCGTGCGCGACGGCGACGCGTGCATCTTCTTCAACTTTCGTCCCGATCGCGCGCGCCAGCTCACGACGCTCTTCAACGAAGCGCTGGCGACGGGAAGCTGGCGCGACGGCCTTTTTGCGACGATGACGAAGTACGACGAGACCTATCCGAACCCGGTGCTCTTCGGGCCACGACCGCAGCTCGACACCTTCGGCGACGTTCTGTCGCGCGCGGGGTTACGGCAGCTCCGCCTCGCCGAGACCGAGAAGTACGCGCACGTGACGTACTTTTTCAACGGCGGCCGCGAGCAGCCGTTGCCGGGCGAAGACCGCGAGCTCATCCCCTCGGACCGCAGCGTTCAAACGTACGATCGTGCGCCGGCGATGCGGGCCCGCGAGATCACGGACTACGCGCTGCAGGCAATCGCGAGCGGTACGTACGATGCGATCGTCATGAACTACGCGAACGCGGACATGGTGGGCCACACCGGCGCCTGGAAGCCGACCGTTGAGGCCGTCGAGTTTCTCGACACGCAGCTCGCGCGTCTCGGCCCCGCCGCAATCGATGCGGGCGGCCTGCTCGCGATCACGGCCGATCACGGTAATGCCGAAGAGAAGATCGACGCTGCCGGCAATCCGCTCACTGCGCACACGACGAACCGCGTGCCCTTCGTGCTCGTCGCCGCGAACCTCGACGTGCATCTCGCATCCGGAGGCAAGCTGGGGGACGTTGCGCCGACCCTGCTCTCGCTCATGGGCTTGCCGATTCCACGCGCAATGACCGGCACGAACCTCCTGACTCGTGTCGAAGGATACCGACGATGA